Proteins encoded in a region of the Planococcus citri chromosome 1, ihPlaCitr1.1, whole genome shotgun sequence genome:
- the LOC135839197 gene encoding fibroblast growth factor receptor homolog 1-like, translated as MLLICVFIIMLLFSIIIIGTVFCCIYKREMEKRKGEIANMTRLVKKIVVQKQIDSNGDFQDIMSMPVVSIQHLISGKDRSGMVSDGEYEMSLDERWEFPRKNLRTIKPLGGGEFGQVVQAEASNILGQENGTTIVAVKMLKDNHTDSDMIDLVSEMEVLKVLGNHPNILRLLGCCSQGGPLLLITEYADNGNLKHFLERHHHQPTEQTEITLLTYAHQIANGMTYLASMKCIHRDLAARNILVTADYTMKIADFGLTRNVTDSEYYRKTTEGRLPIKWMAPETLFDNKYSIKSDVWSYGVLLWEIMTHGDNPYPSVKTLAGMLRVLNENRRLEKPPNASTDVYNLMLDCWKYEPGQRPNFSNIVERLTELSTNAEMVNESSDESDLKSIISTTTPTELDELITKCSYDEKD; from the exons ATGTTACTGATCTGCGTGTTCATAATAATGTTACTATtctcaataataataattggtACTGTTTTTTGCTGCATATACAAGAG ggaaatggaaaaaagaaaaggagAAATTGCAAACATGACACGACTGGTAAAAAAGATCGTTGTTCAAAAACAAATTGACTCCAATGGTGATTTTCAGGATATCATG AGCATGCCTGTTGTTTCGATTCAACATTTAATAAGTGGAAAAGATAGAAGTGGAATGGTATCGGATGGAGAATATGAAATGTCATTAGATGAACGTTGGGAATTTCCTCGAAAGAACTTGCGCACAATAAAACCTTTGGGAGGAGGCGAATTTGGACAGGTTGTCCAAGCTGAAGCGAGCAATATTTTAGGACAGGAAAACGGAACTACAATTGTAGCAGTGAAAATGCTCAAAG acaaTCATACTGACTCAGACATGATAGATTTGGTATCTGAAATGGAGGTACTAAAAGTTCTAGGAAACCACCCAAACATCCTACGGCTGCTTGGCTGCTGCAGCCAAGGGGGACCCTTGCTTTTAATTACAGAGTATGCTGATAACGGaaacttgaaacattttctTGAAAGACACCACCATCAACCTACCGAACAGACAGAAATTACTCTTTTGACTTATGCTCATCAAATTGCAAATGGGATGACTTACCTAGCTTCTATGAAG TGCATTCACAGAGATTTGGCTGCTCGAAACATTCTTGTAACAGCGGACTACACGATGAAAATAGCGGATTTTGGCCTAACTAGAAATGTAACAGATTCGGAGTACTACAGGAAAACAACAGAAGGTAGACTTCCTATAAAATGGATGGCACCTGAAACTTTATTTGACAACAAATACTCCATAAAATCTGACGT GTGGTCGTATGGTGTACTATTATGGGAAATTATGACTCATGGTGACAATCCGTACCCTTCTGTTAAAACCCTCGCTGGAATGCTTCGCGTTTTGAACGAGAATCGTCGCCTGGAAAAGCCCCCAAACGCGTCAACAGATGT GTACAATTTAATGCTGGATTGTTGGAAATATGAACCTGGCCAACGTCCAAATTTCTCAAATATTGTTGAACGACTAACTGAATTATCAACAAATGCTGAG ATGGTCAACGAATCGTCTGATGAATCTGATTTAAAAAGCATAATTTCTACAACAACCCCCACTGAATTGGACGAATTGATTACAAAGTGCTCGTATGATGAGAAAGATTAA